A region of Mesorhizobium sp. AR02 DNA encodes the following proteins:
- a CDS encoding heme ABC transporter permease: MSDTTSRLTGWMDLANPTRFVALADKVVPWLAAIAALVLAVGLYMSFAAPEDFQQGITVRIMYIHVPFAWLAMMCYTLMAVSALGTLVWRHPLADVALKSAAPIGAVFTALALITGSIWGKPMWGTWWVWDARLTSVFVLFLMYLGIIALTRALDDASRAAWAAAIITLVGFINIPIIKFSVDWWNTLHQPASVFRLGGPTIDPSLLWPLLVMAVGFTVLFFALHLMAMRTEIRRRRVIAMRRVAARQAERQPA, translated from the coding sequence ATGAGCGACACGACTTCACGCCTGACCGGCTGGATGGATCTTGCCAACCCGACGCGTTTCGTCGCGCTGGCCGACAAGGTCGTGCCGTGGCTGGCGGCGATCGCCGCACTCGTCCTTGCCGTCGGCCTCTATATGAGCTTCGCCGCGCCTGAGGATTTCCAGCAAGGCATCACCGTCCGCATCATGTACATCCACGTGCCTTTCGCCTGGCTCGCCATGATGTGCTACACGCTGATGGCGGTCTCCGCACTTGGCACGCTGGTCTGGCGGCATCCGCTGGCTGATGTCGCGCTGAAATCGGCAGCCCCCATCGGTGCCGTCTTCACCGCACTGGCGCTGATCACCGGTTCGATCTGGGGCAAGCCGATGTGGGGCACGTGGTGGGTGTGGGACGCGCGCCTGACCTCTGTCTTCGTGCTGTTCCTGATGTATCTCGGCATCATCGCGCTGACCCGTGCGCTCGATGATGCCAGCCGCGCTGCGTGGGCCGCCGCCATCATCACGCTGGTCGGGTTCATCAACATCCCGATCATCAAATTCTCGGTCGACTGGTGGAACACGCTGCACCAGCCGGCCTCGGTGTTCCGCCTCGGCGGCCCGACCATCGATCCCAGCCTGCTTTGGCCGCTGCTGGTCATGGCTGTCGGCTTTACGGTGCTGTTCTTCGCGCTGCACCTGATGGCGATGCGCACCGAAATCCGCCGTCGCCGGGTCATCGCCATGCGGCGGGTGGCGGCGCGCCAGGCCGAGCGGCAACCGGCCTGA
- a CDS encoding glucan ABC transporter ATP-binding protein/ permease, whose product MSLLQIYWRALGYLAADKKRVALICGANVALAAIAIVESILFGRVIDAISSHGPVFSMLALWAALGTFSVIAFVLVARGADRFAHARRSEVLCESFERVITMPLAWHHQRGTSNALHTLLRAVETLFSLWLEFMRQHLSTAVTLVLLVPTALSMDVRMSMVLLALGVLYVGIGRLVMKRTKAGQAAVERHYHKVFAHVTDSVSNVAVLQSYNRLGHEAETLRRYVRNLLDAQNPVLDWWAIANALQRLSSTISMMVVLIIGAYLVTHGQLRVGDVVAFTGFATLLISRLDQLSAFANQISEARAKLEEFYKLEDSAADTAEPDGLRDLTNVTGHVRFEDVGFEFANSGQGVSDVSFEVQAGQTVAIVGPTGAGKTTLINLLQRVFSPSSGRILIDGIDTRTVTRKSLRHSIATVFQDAGLLNRSIEDNIRVGRAEASNDEVHAAATAAAAQDFILAKSNGYDTVVGERGGQLSGGERQRIAIARAVLKDAPILVLDEATSALDVETEDRVKEAIDELRRDRTTFIIAHRLTTVRDADLVVFMDKGRVVEMGGFAELSLRNGRFASLLRAGGLLNDEEVRRLSRSVQGEAA is encoded by the coding sequence GTGTCACTTCTGCAGATCTATTGGAGAGCGCTGGGGTATCTGGCCGCCGACAAGAAGCGCGTCGCGCTGATTTGCGGCGCCAATGTCGCGCTGGCCGCGATTGCGATCGTTGAGTCGATCCTGTTTGGTCGAGTGATCGACGCTATCTCCAGCCACGGTCCGGTTTTTTCAATGCTCGCTCTCTGGGCCGCCCTCGGCACCTTCAGTGTCATTGCCTTTGTGCTTGTGGCGCGCGGCGCCGATCGCTTTGCCCATGCCCGCCGCTCGGAAGTGCTCTGCGAGTCCTTTGAACGCGTGATCACCATGCCGCTCGCCTGGCATCATCAGCGCGGAACTTCCAATGCCTTGCACACGCTGTTGCGCGCGGTCGAGACGCTGTTCAGCCTATGGCTCGAATTCATGCGCCAGCATTTGTCCACGGCCGTTACGCTGGTCCTGCTGGTGCCGACGGCACTCAGCATGGATGTGCGCATGTCGATGGTGCTGCTCGCGCTCGGCGTGCTCTATGTCGGCATCGGCCGGCTGGTGATGAAGCGAACCAAGGCAGGCCAGGCAGCCGTCGAACGCCACTACCACAAGGTGTTCGCGCATGTGACCGACTCGGTCAGTAACGTCGCCGTGCTGCAGAGCTACAATCGCCTTGGCCACGAGGCCGAGACGCTGCGCCGTTATGTCAGGAACCTGCTCGACGCGCAAAACCCCGTGCTCGACTGGTGGGCGATCGCCAATGCGCTGCAGCGCCTGTCCTCGACCATATCGATGATGGTCGTGCTGATCATCGGCGCCTATCTGGTCACACATGGCCAGCTGCGCGTCGGCGACGTTGTTGCCTTCACCGGCTTCGCGACGCTGCTTATCTCCCGTCTCGACCAGCTGTCGGCTTTCGCCAACCAGATTTCGGAGGCCCGCGCCAAGCTCGAGGAGTTCTACAAGCTCGAGGACTCGGCTGCCGATACCGCCGAGCCGGATGGCCTGCGCGACCTCACCAACGTCACCGGCCATGTCCGTTTCGAGGATGTCGGCTTCGAATTCGCCAATTCGGGGCAGGGCGTCAGCGACGTGTCCTTCGAGGTCCAGGCCGGCCAGACCGTTGCCATCGTCGGACCGACGGGCGCCGGCAAGACCACGCTCATCAATCTGCTGCAACGCGTCTTCTCGCCGTCCAGCGGCCGCATCCTGATCGACGGCATCGATACTCGCACCGTGACCCGCAAGTCGCTGCGCCATTCGATCGCCACCGTGTTCCAGGATGCCGGGCTTCTCAACCGCTCGATCGAGGACAACATCCGTGTCGGTCGTGCCGAAGCCAGCAATGACGAGGTCCATGCCGCTGCCACGGCGGCGGCCGCGCAGGACTTCATCCTGGCCAAGAGCAATGGCTACGACACGGTGGTCGGCGAACGTGGCGGCCAGCTGTCGGGTGGCGAGCGCCAGCGCATCGCCATCGCCCGTGCCGTGCTCAAGGACGCTCCGATCCTGGTGCTCGACGAGGCGACCAGCGCGCTCGATGTCGAGACCGAGGACCGCGTCAAGGAAGCGATCGACGAGCTGCGGCGCGACCGCACCACCTTCATCATCGCCCACCGCCTGACCACCGTTCGCGACGCCGATCTGGTCGTGTTCATGGACAAGGGCAGGGTGGTCGAAATGGGTGGCTTTGCCGAACTTTCGCTGCGCAACGGCCGCTTCGCCAGCCTGCTGCGCGCCGGCGGCTTGCTCAACGACGAGGAGGTTCGCCGCCTCAGCCGCTCCGTCCAGGGCGAGGCCGCGTAA
- a CDS encoding GH36-type glycosyl hydrolase domain-containing protein — protein sequence MNIQTNPAQIEKTSASFPAITEEPIRSTFLPEERLRLLGESLAKGDLTDLFGLTPFDFQARIRDSAKKILEVYRSTNAAQAKGETITPAAQWLLDNNYLVEETIFQVKRDLPRRFYRQLPTLKLPDGGTVPRALALAWTYVAHSDSSVSATMFKSIVQGFQSVEPLKIGELWALPSLLRFVLIENLRRLAVRVNRTRQMRQIANDVADKVLATDDSADRQAILANFSAHAQDTTFATQLLYRLRDGSQNAGKALEWLEGELEKTGSDAEEIIISEHHTLSSGNVTTGNIIRGLRLINDVDWTVWFEGVSRIDTVLRERTDFAALDFFSRDQYRTAIEELARRSNLSEYRVAEKAIELAGQAASERAASEHASDGDDSVPAPSAHTDVGFFLVGPRRLELEKAIGYRPTISQTVKRTFAKTGWLGIVLPVFALTALLLVLTGNALANLGLSVTSIVLMLALFAVPASEGALAFFNTVVSLFLKPTRLIGYDYRHGVPPEARTLVVVPSLIGSRDDVEENIRNIEVHYLANLVDEIHFALLSDWPDSKIEIDAADTEILEYARAEIARLNARYPSEGAPRFYILHRRRLFNAAQGSWMGWERKRGKLHELDLLLRGDSDTTFLPLEVPLPEKVVHVMTLDADTRTTRDAVATLVGKLCHPLNRPHFDATRRVVTAGYTILQPRITASLTSGDEASFFQRVFSANRGLDPYVFAVSDLYQDVFSDGSFTGKGLYHVDAFEAALQGRIEENTILSHDLLEGALARAALVTDVELVEDYPTRYSVDASRHHRWARGDWQLLGFILDPRSGVPALSRWKMVDNLRRSLTPIFWVMAAIAGWTLLPFTQAAQWQALLILSLFMAPTFDVVNAILPKSGDQTPRGHFSALARDVAFGTAMVALKIVLMAHNAWMMGDAIVRTLYRLFVSRQNLLEWRTASQAHKAGDNDVGSYYGMMYGAVIIGFVGLAIPVLADSTGAFVAFFFALFWIGSPAIASWISRSAETEDRLRISQADIHALRTVARRTWHYFESFVTEEHHNLPPDNFQESPAPVVAPRTSPTNVGVYLLSVVSARDFGWISLSDAITRIDATMTTIESMPRNRGHLFNWYDTTTLKPLYPLYISAVDSGNLAGHLVAVAAACAEWAEAPSVHLQGDFEGILDTVTILSESLDELPDDRRQLRPLRQRLVDRLDGMRRAVETIKAQPEMASIRTINLAVLAGEIRKLATAIHTEAASAQSDVIVDWAARLEATCEAHVHDAHSDDNAVEALRAKLLTLRERTRRFAFEMEFSFLMRPERKLLSIGYRVEEHQLDESCYDLLASEARLTSLFAIAKGDLPTEHWFRLGRPIVEIGFQGALMSWSGSMFEYLMPPLVMKEPQGSILNQTSKLIIKRQIQYGRQKNVPWGISEAAYNARDRELTYQYTNFGVPGLGLKRGLGQNTVIAPYATILAAQFNPREAVQNLARLREIGALGPHGYYDAVDFTPQRVPEGTNHAVVLNYYAHHSGMSIAAVADAIFEGRLRDRFHSDPVIESAELLLQERAPRDIPTATVRTEADERAKDETETESPDTRIVLDPLRVLRSTNVMSNGRYSVMVTATGSGYSRWGDLSVTRWQPDPVEDRLGSYIFLRDVSTGDWWSATAEPKRAAEEKVQTLFSDDKASFVKSVGTLRSEVECIVVSEGNGEGRRITLYNESTSDRHIEVTSFAELVLGSEASDNAHPAFSKMFVETEIAANNGAIFATRRKRETSEPDITLAHFVTDPSGPARDAEAETDRRAFIGRGRSIVDAAAFDPGARLGGHSGFTLDPIASLRRQVRVPANKKISLTFWTVVGANRTELEEAINRLDHQESFARQAMLAWTRSQVQTRHMGLSLTDAANVQKLARYLIYPDAFLRLPAESLASGLGKQSSLWPTSISGDFPIFLVRIGDVADLEIVAQALRFQEYMRTRGMMIDFVVVNEQASSYVQDLQRAVETLCENSRLRGKELGPRQHIFAVRRDLMEETTYKTLLAVARVVLHTRNGTIFDQIERAEAAALQARDALLPTGLPALRDISAPVTHAFASQAVMDVRADGTGLSQWNGFGGFDGDGRHYVVRLAGRRTTPQPWINVVSNASFGFHTSAEGAAFTWSRNSRDYQLTPWSNDPVSNRPGEGIYIYDQASGRAFSPIAAVVRDPSMSYEAWHGQGFSTFRSKRGPLSMDLTHVVDPIDPVKITRLRIQNSGSVPARLRVYAYAEWVLGGHRSRTAATIVPSRDGATGALLAQNPYGLDFSERVAFLAADAAVHSVTADRSEFLGRHGSSELPQAVLSGAALSGRVEAGDDPCAAIARDVEIPAGGDVTLLWLLGDADSSAQASALVQTHRGKDFDQRLADNEREWRAFLDTIQVETPDKALDAMVNHWLPYQSLACRIRARSAFYQASGAFGFRDQLQDTLALLAHDPTLARDQILNAARRQFPEGDVQHWWLPRTGAGVRTMISDDVVWLAHATARYLSVTGDAGILKEQLPFIDGQALGEGEHDAFFTPEISKKTVSLYDHCARALDLAIKRSSPAGLPLILGGDWNDGMNRVGEHGKGESVWLGWFLLKTLGDFAAVAKSEGDSKRAQAWAKHAEALKRALESTAWDGEWYRRGSFDDGTPLGSRTSEECRIDSIAQSWSVLSGEGDPARSTTAMQQATKLLVDDKLKIVKLFTPPFSKTQKDPGYIKSYPPGVRENGGQYTHAATWFVIALAEMGQTDEAYRCFSMLNPVNHAFDEASAEHYRVEPYVVAADIYAGDDKGGRGGWTWYTGSAGWLYRAAVEGILGIERRGKQITFRPKLPSHWDGYQASLKMLGAEIKVQVIRDKKTKTISLEVDGSKTKSASFEPKAGTQAEIVVKIPA from the coding sequence ATGAATATTCAGACGAACCCAGCCCAGATCGAGAAGACCAGCGCGAGCTTCCCGGCCATTACGGAAGAGCCGATTAGGTCGACATTCCTGCCGGAGGAGCGCCTCCGGCTGCTCGGTGAAAGCCTGGCAAAAGGCGACCTCACCGACCTGTTCGGCCTGACCCCGTTCGATTTCCAGGCGCGCATCCGCGACAGTGCCAAGAAGATCCTCGAAGTCTACCGTTCGACCAATGCGGCGCAGGCCAAGGGCGAAACGATCACCCCGGCCGCGCAATGGCTGCTCGACAACAATTATCTGGTCGAGGAGACCATTTTCCAGGTCAAGCGCGACCTGCCGCGCCGCTTCTACCGCCAGTTGCCGACGCTGAAACTGCCCGATGGCGGCACCGTGCCGCGCGCGCTGGCGCTGGCCTGGACCTATGTGGCGCATTCGGACAGTTCCGTCTCGGCGACCATGTTCAAGTCCATCGTCCAGGGCTTTCAGTCGGTCGAGCCGCTGAAGATCGGTGAGCTCTGGGCGCTGCCGTCGCTGCTGCGCTTCGTGCTGATCGAAAATCTCCGCCGGCTGGCGGTCAGGGTCAATCGCACCCGCCAGATGCGCCAGATCGCCAACGATGTGGCCGACAAGGTGCTGGCGACCGACGACAGCGCCGACCGGCAGGCGATTCTGGCCAATTTCAGCGCCCACGCGCAGGACACCACCTTCGCCACCCAGCTTCTCTATCGTTTGCGCGATGGATCGCAGAATGCCGGCAAAGCCCTGGAATGGCTGGAAGGCGAGCTTGAAAAGACCGGCTCCGATGCCGAGGAGATCATCATCTCCGAGCATCACACGCTGTCCAGTGGCAATGTGACGACCGGCAACATCATCCGCGGCCTGCGCCTCATCAACGACGTCGACTGGACGGTGTGGTTCGAGGGCGTCAGCCGCATCGACACCGTGCTGCGCGAGCGCACCGATTTCGCCGCGCTCGACTTCTTTTCGCGCGACCAATACCGCACCGCGATCGAGGAACTGGCGCGCCGCTCGAACCTGTCGGAATACCGCGTCGCCGAAAAGGCCATCGAACTGGCCGGACAAGCCGCCAGTGAACGCGCCGCCAGCGAACATGCATCGGATGGCGACGATTCCGTTCCGGCTCCGTCCGCGCATACCGATGTCGGCTTCTTCCTCGTCGGCCCGCGCCGGCTGGAGCTGGAAAAGGCAATCGGCTATCGGCCGACGATCAGCCAGACAGTCAAGCGCACCTTCGCCAAGACCGGATGGCTTGGTATCGTCCTGCCTGTCTTCGCGTTGACGGCCCTGCTTCTTGTCCTCACCGGCAATGCGTTGGCCAATCTCGGCCTGTCGGTGACCTCGATCGTCCTGATGCTGGCACTGTTTGCCGTGCCGGCGAGCGAGGGCGCGCTGGCTTTCTTCAACACCGTTGTCTCGCTGTTCCTCAAGCCGACACGCCTGATCGGCTATGACTACAGGCACGGCGTGCCGCCCGAGGCGCGCACGCTGGTGGTGGTGCCGTCGCTGATCGGCTCGCGTGACGATGTCGAGGAAAACATCCGCAACATCGAAGTCCATTACCTCGCCAATCTGGTGGACGAGATCCATTTCGCGCTGCTGTCGGACTGGCCCGACAGCAAGATCGAGATCGATGCGGCGGACACCGAGATCCTCGAATATGCACGCGCCGAGATCGCCCGTCTCAACGCCCGCTATCCCTCGGAAGGCGCGCCGCGCTTCTACATCCTGCACCGCCGCCGGCTCTTCAACGCCGCGCAAGGGTCCTGGATGGGCTGGGAACGCAAGCGTGGCAAGCTGCACGAGCTTGACCTTTTGTTGCGTGGCGACAGTGACACCACATTCCTGCCGCTCGAGGTGCCGCTGCCGGAAAAAGTCGTCCATGTGATGACGCTCGATGCCGATACGCGCACCACCCGCGATGCGGTGGCGACCCTTGTCGGCAAGCTCTGCCATCCGCTCAACCGCCCGCATTTCGACGCCACCAGGCGCGTCGTCACCGCCGGCTACACGATCCTGCAGCCGCGCATCACCGCTTCGCTGACCAGCGGCGACGAGGCCTCGTTCTTCCAGCGTGTGTTTTCGGCCAATCGCGGCCTCGACCCCTATGTCTTCGCTGTCTCGGATCTCTATCAGGATGTCTTCAGCGACGGGTCCTTCACCGGCAAGGGGCTCTATCACGTCGATGCCTTCGAGGCCGCCCTGCAAGGCCGCATCGAGGAAAATACCATCCTCAGCCACGATCTGCTCGAAGGTGCGCTGGCGCGCGCCGCCCTAGTCACTGACGTCGAACTGGTCGAGGACTATCCGACCCGCTATTCGGTCGACGCCTCGCGCCATCATCGCTGGGCACGCGGCGACTGGCAGCTTCTTGGCTTCATCCTCGATCCGCGCTCCGGCGTTCCGGCCCTGTCGCGCTGGAAGATGGTCGACAATCTGCGCCGCTCGCTGACGCCGATCTTCTGGGTGATGGCGGCGATCGCCGGCTGGACCTTGCTGCCCTTCACGCAGGCCGCGCAATGGCAGGCTTTGCTGATCCTCAGCCTGTTCATGGCGCCGACCTTCGATGTCGTCAACGCCATCCTGCCCAAGAGCGGCGACCAGACGCCGCGCGGCCATTTCTCGGCGCTGGCGCGCGACGTCGCCTTCGGCACCGCCATGGTGGCGCTGAAGATCGTGCTGATGGCGCACAACGCCTGGATGATGGGCGATGCCATCGTGCGCACGCTCTACCGGTTGTTCGTCAGCCGCCAGAACCTGCTGGAATGGCGCACCGCTTCGCAGGCGCACAAGGCCGGCGACAACGATGTTGGCTCCTATTACGGCATGATGTACGGCGCCGTGATCATCGGCTTCGTCGGTCTCGCCATTCCGGTGCTGGCCGATTCCACCGGTGCCTTCGTCGCCTTCTTTTTCGCTCTGTTCTGGATCGGCTCGCCGGCGATCGCCAGTTGGATCAGTCGCTCGGCCGAAACCGAGGACCGGCTGCGCATATCGCAGGCCGATATCCATGCGCTGCGCACCGTGGCGCGACGCACCTGGCACTATTTCGAGAGCTTCGTCACAGAAGAGCATCACAATCTGCCGCCGGACAATTTCCAGGAAAGCCCGGCGCCGGTCGTGGCGCCGCGCACGTCGCCCACCAACGTCGGAGTCTATCTTCTGTCGGTCGTGTCGGCGCGTGATTTCGGTTGGATCAGCCTGTCGGATGCCATCACCCGCATCGACGCCACCATGACGACCATCGAGAGCATGCCGCGCAACCGCGGCCATCTCTTCAATTGGTACGACACCACGACCCTGAAGCCGCTCTATCCGCTCTATATCTCTGCCGTCGACAGCGGCAATCTCGCTGGTCACCTGGTGGCGGTGGCGGCTGCCTGTGCCGAGTGGGCGGAAGCGCCGTCCGTCCACCTCCAAGGTGATTTCGAAGGCATTCTCGACACGGTGACCATCCTGAGCGAAAGCCTCGATGAGTTGCCCGACGACCGCCGCCAGCTCAGGCCTCTGCGCCAGCGTCTCGTCGACCGTCTCGACGGCATGCGGCGCGCCGTCGAAACGATCAAGGCGCAGCCGGAAATGGCCTCGATCCGCACCATCAACCTCGCCGTGCTGGCGGGCGAGATCCGCAAGCTGGCCACCGCCATCCACACCGAAGCGGCATCGGCCCAAAGCGACGTCATCGTCGACTGGGCGGCAAGGCTGGAAGCCACTTGCGAGGCGCATGTCCATGACGCCCACAGCGACGACAATGCCGTCGAGGCGCTGCGCGCCAAGCTCCTGACCTTGCGCGAGCGCACGCGCCGCTTCGCCTTCGAGATGGAGTTCTCCTTCCTGATGCGACCGGAGCGCAAGCTGCTGTCGATCGGCTACCGGGTCGAGGAACACCAGCTCGACGAAAGCTGCTACGACCTTCTCGCCTCCGAGGCGCGGCTGACCAGCCTGTTCGCCATCGCCAAGGGCGACCTGCCGACCGAGCATTGGTTCCGGCTCGGCCGCCCGATCGTCGAGATCGGCTTCCAGGGCGCATTGATGTCCTGGTCGGGCTCGATGTTCGAGTATCTGATGCCGCCGCTGGTGATGAAGGAGCCGCAAGGCTCGATCCTCAACCAGACCAGCAAGCTGATCATCAAGCGCCAGATCCAGTACGGCCGTCAGAAGAACGTGCCATGGGGCATTTCGGAAGCGGCCTACAACGCCCGCGACCGGGAACTGACCTATCAGTACACCAATTTCGGCGTGCCTGGCCTTGGCCTGAAGCGCGGCCTTGGCCAGAACACGGTGATTGCGCCCTATGCTACCATCCTGGCAGCGCAGTTCAACCCGCGCGAAGCGGTGCAGAATCTGGCCCGGCTGCGGGAGATCGGTGCGCTTGGCCCTCATGGCTATTACGATGCGGTCGATTTCACGCCGCAGCGCGTGCCTGAAGGCACCAACCACGCGGTCGTGCTGAATTACTATGCCCACCATTCGGGCATGTCGATCGCGGCGGTCGCCGACGCGATCTTCGAGGGTCGCCTGCGCGACCGTTTCCACAGCGATCCGGTCATCGAATCGGCTGAACTCTTGCTGCAGGAAAGGGCGCCGCGCGACATCCCGACCGCGACCGTCAGGACCGAAGCGGACGAGCGAGCGAAAGACGAAACCGAAACCGAGAGCCCCGACACCCGCATCGTGCTCGATCCCTTGCGGGTGCTGCGTTCGACCAACGTGATGTCGAACGGCCGCTATTCGGTGATGGTGACCGCGACAGGCTCCGGCTACAGCCGCTGGGGCGATCTGTCAGTGACCCGCTGGCAGCCGGATCCAGTCGAGGACCGTCTAGGCTCCTACATCTTCCTGCGTGACGTCAGCACTGGAGACTGGTGGTCAGCAACGGCTGAGCCAAAGCGCGCGGCCGAGGAGAAGGTGCAGACCCTGTTCTCCGACGACAAGGCGAGCTTCGTCAAATCGGTCGGCACGTTGCGCTCCGAGGTCGAATGCATCGTCGTTTCCGAAGGCAATGGCGAAGGCCGTCGCATTACGCTCTACAATGAAAGCACATCCGACCGCCACATCGAGGTGACGTCCTTTGCCGAACTGGTGCTGGGTTCGGAGGCTTCCGACAACGCGCATCCGGCCTTCTCGAAAATGTTCGTCGAGACCGAAATCGCCGCCAACAATGGCGCGATCTTCGCCACGCGCCGCAAGCGCGAAACCAGTGAGCCTGATATCACCCTGGCGCATTTCGTCACCGATCCGTCCGGACCGGCGCGCGATGCCGAGGCCGAGACCGACAGGCGCGCCTTCATCGGCCGTGGCCGCTCTATCGTCGATGCCGCCGCTTTCGATCCGGGCGCCAGGCTCGGCGGCCATTCCGGCTTCACGCTCGATCCCATCGCCTCGTTGCGCCGCCAGGTGCGCGTGCCCGCCAACAAGAAGATATCGCTGACCTTCTGGACCGTGGTCGGGGCCAACCGCACCGAGCTGGAAGAGGCGATAAACCGGCTCGACCATCAGGAGAGCTTCGCCCGCCAGGCGATGCTTGCCTGGACACGCAGCCAGGTGCAGACCCGCCATATGGGCCTCAGCCTGACCGATGCCGCCAATGTGCAGAAACTGGCGCGCTATCTGATCTACCCCGACGCGTTCCTGCGCCTGCCTGCCGAATCCCTCGCCTCGGGCCTGGGCAAGCAGTCGAGCCTGTGGCCGACCAGCATTTCGGGCGACTTCCCGATCTTCCTGGTCAGGATCGGCGACGTCGCCGATCTGGAGATCGTTGCCCAGGCGCTGCGCTTCCAGGAATATATGCGCACCCGCGGCATGATGATCGACTTTGTCGTCGTCAACGAGCAGGCCTCGTCCTATGTCCAGGACCTGCAGCGTGCGGTCGAGACGCTGTGCGAAAACAGTCGTCTGCGCGGCAAGGAACTGGGTCCCCGCCAGCACATTTTCGCGGTGCGCCGCGACCTGATGGAAGAGACCACCTACAAGACGCTGCTCGCCGTCGCCCGGGTGGTGCTGCATACGCGCAACGGCACCATCTTCGATCAGATCGAGCGGGCCGAGGCGGCTGCCTTGCAGGCGCGCGACGCTCTGCTGCCGACCGGATTGCCGGCTCTGCGTGACATTTCGGCGCCGGTGACGCATGCCTTTGCCTCGCAGGCCGTTATGGATGTCCGCGCCGATGGCACGGGCCTCAGCCAATGGAACGGCTTTGGCGGCTTCGACGGCGACGGCCGGCACTATGTGGTGCGTCTGGCTGGCCGACGCACCACGCCGCAGCCCTGGATCAACGTCGTCTCCAACGCCTCGTTCGGCTTCCACACCTCGGCCGAGGGAGCTGCCTTCACCTGGAGCCGCAACAGCCGCGACTACCAGCTGACGCCGTGGTCGAACGATCCGGTCTCCAACCGGCCGGGCGAGGGCATCTATATCTACGATCAGGCCAGCGGCAGGGCCTTCTCGCCGATCGCCGCCGTGGTGCGTGATCCCTCGATGAGCTACGAGGCCTGGCATGGCCAGGGCTTCTCCACCTTCCGCTCGAAGCGCGGGCCGTTGTCGATGGACCTGACCCATGTTGTCGACCCCATCGATCCGGTGAAGATCACACGGCTGCGCATTCAGAATTCCGGCTCGGTGCCGGCCCGGCTGCGCGTCTATGCCTATGCCGAATGGGTGCTTGGCGGCCATCGGTCGCGGACCGCGGCAACCATCGTCCCGTCGCGCGACGGAGCGACCGGCGCGTTGTTGGCACAAAACCCCTACGGGCTCGATTTCAGCGAGCGCGTAGCCTTCCTTGCCGCCGATGCCGCTGTTCATTCGGTGACAGCAGATCGTTCCGAATTCCTCGGCCGGCACGGCTCCAGCGAGTTGCCGCAGGCGGTGCTGAGCGGCGCGGCGCTGTCGGGTCGTGTCGAGGCCGGAGACGATCCTTGCGCGGCGATCGCCCGCGACGTCGAGATTCCGGCCGGCGGCGACGTCACGCTGCTGTGGCTGCTCGGCGATGCCGATTCTTCTGCGCAGGCGAGCGCGCTGGTGCAGACGCATCGGGGCAAGGATTTCGACCAGCGCCTCGCCGACAACGAGCGCGAGTGGCGCGCGTTCCTCGATACCATCCAGGTCGAGACGCCGGACAAGGCGCTCGATGCCATGGTCAATCACTGGCTGCCCTATCAGAGCCTTGCCTGCCGCATCCGCGCCCGCTCGGCCTTCTATCAGGCAAGCGGCGCCTTCGGCTTCCGCGACCAGTTGCAGGACACGCTGGCGCTGCTGGCGCATGATCCGACGCTGGCGCGCGACCAGATCCTCAATGCCGCGCGGCGTCAGTTCCCGGAAGGCGACGTGCAGCACTGGTGGCTGCCGCGCACCGGGGCCGGCGTGCGCACCATGATCTCCGACGACGTGGTCTGGCTGGCCCACGCCACGGCGCGCTATCTCAGTGTGACCGGCGATGCCGGCATCCTGAAGGAGCAACTGCCCTTCATCGACGGGCAGGCGCTGGGCGAGGGCGAGCACGATGCCTTCTTCACTCCCGAAATCTCAAAGAAGACGGTGTCGCTCTACGACCATTGCGCGCGGGCGCTCGACCTTGCCATCAAGCGCAGCAGTCCTGCCGGCCTGCCGCTGATCCTTGGCGGCGACTGGAACGACGGCATGAACCGCGTCGGCGAGCACGGCAAGGGCGAGAGTGTGTGGCTGGGCTGGTTCCTGCTGAAGACGCTGGGCGACTTTGCCGCCGTTGCCAAGAGCGAAGGCGACAGCAAGCGCGCGCAGGCCTGGGCAAAGCATGCCGAGGCGCTGAAGCGGGCGCTTGAAAGCACGGCATGGGACGGCGAATGGTACCGGCGCGGCAGTTTTGACGACGGCACGCCCTTGGGGTCGCGCACCTCCGAAGAGTGCAGGATCGATTCCATCGCCCAGTCCTGGAGCGTGCTTTCGGGCGAGGGCGATCCGGCACGGTCGACGACGGCCATGCAACAGGCGACGAAGCTTCTCGTCGACGACAAGCTCAAGATCGTCAAACTGTTCACGCCGCCCTTCTCGAAGACGCAGAAGGACCCCGGCTACATCAAGAGCTATCCGCCGGGCGTGCGCGAGAATGGCGGCCAGTACACCCACGCCGCCACCTGGTTCGTCATCGCGCTGGCCGAAATGGGGCAGACCGACGAAGCCTATCGCTGCTTCTCGATGCTGAACCCGGTCAACCACGCATTCGACGAGGCTTCGGCCGAGCACTATCGTGTCGAACCCTATGTGGTCGCCGCCGACATCTATGCCGGAGACGACAAGGGCGGGCGCGGCGGCTGGACGTGGTACACCGGCTCGGCGGGTTGGCTCTACCGGGCGGCGGTGGAGGGTATCCTCGGCATCGAACGGCGCGGCAAGCAGATCACGTTCCGGCCGAAACTGCCCAGCCACTGGGATGGCTACCAAGCTTCGCTCAAGATGCTCGGTGCAGAGATCAAGGTTCAGGTCATTCGCGACAAAAAGACCAAGACGATCTCGCTTGAAGTCGATGGTTCGAAAACAAAGTCGGCTTCATTCGAACCCAAAGCCGGCACTCAGGCCGAGATCGTGGTCAAGATACCGGCGTAA